The genomic window gacataaacgCAGACACCCaaaatctgtctgtgtctgcatggagagagtctcctcaatgaacggGGAAGAGGTGcgtttatcctgggacacacccagcccaggtgtgtcccatttcactgacgaccctcccggcctcctggggatgtagttaggtttgtacagtctggtgatataccagggactggggatgtagttaggtttgtacagtctggtgatataccaggaactggggatgtagttaggtttgtacagtctggtgatataccagggactggggatgcagttaggtttgtatgcagtctggtgatataccagggcctggggatgtagttaggtttgtacagtctggtgatataccagggactggggatgcagttaggtttgtacagtctggtgatataccaggaactggggatgtagttaggtttgtacagtctggtgatataccagggactggggatgcagttaggtttgtatgcagtctggtgatataccagggcctggggatgtagttaggtttgtacagtctggtgatataccagggactggggatgtagttaggtttgtacagtctggtgatataccagggactggggatgcagttaggtttgtacagtctggtgatatttcagggactggggatgcagttaggtttgtatacagtgtgGTGaaataccagggactggggatgtagttaggtttgtatgcagtctggtgatataccagggactggggatgtagttaggtttgtacagtctggtgatataccagggactggggatgtagttaggtttgtatacagtctggtgatataccagggcctggggatgtagttaggtttgtatgcagtctggtgatataccagggcctggggatgcagttaggtttgtatgcagtctgatgatataccagggcctggggatgcagttaggtttgtacagtctggtgatataccagggattggggatgcagttaggtctgtacagtctggtgatataccagggactggggatgtagttaggtttgtatgtagtatggtgatataccagggactggggatgcagttaggtttgtacagtctggtgatataccagggactggggatgtagttaggtttgtacagtctgatgatataccagggactggggatgcagttaggtttgtacagtctggtgatataccagggactggggatgtagttaggtttgtacagtctggtgatataccagggcctggggatgcagttaggtttgtacagtctggtgatataccagggactggggatgtagttaggtttgtacagtctgatgatataccagggactggggatgcagttaggtttgttttCCTCTAGCTATTCTCCAGTTTGCTCCCAGCAGCGTTCATAGAACATAGATCCCTGTTCAACTAGGCTGCAGAGTTCCTAGTTTGACAGATAATTCAACCAGTGTGACCAGTGGGTTTCTTTAAATGAATGAATATGAAACTGCCTTAAATACAGATGTGAAGGACAgtatgttttaaattctcactcaaaaTATGCACAGGTCTTTTTGAACGTCTCAAGATAATTGTATTATTTAATGAAAGGAATGAAAATACATTTGtccgcaaaaaaaaaaaaaaaatcttaacgccggtacccactccagtcagcagacggcgatgtgcgtctttcaggcgatgctgcagcgtgacgtataatctagcgGACGGAACGGATCAACAACAACGAGTCAGCCACCTTGGTAGCCAACAGCCGAAACATTTAGACTGTTTCTGTGCATATTTGCCTctgtgttttaaatatacttctgaCGTCTAGTTAATTGCCCCCATTTAAATGTTAAAGGTACATTgttagtcaactagctggcttgataagttagcctagcactaaactagtcgctcatgctaactagctagcatccccgaacatgagctccctaaactactcccctcctgttaaagaagaggaggtctgctggacggagaaagaagctctggggctgaacattgtcgtgaaagaggagaaggaagaggaggatgttacagtaaaacaagaagtagagggtgaggccgttacagtgaaagaagaagagaaagacgtttcagttaaacaagaggaagacgcgttcagagtgaaagaggagaatgttacagtaaaagaagaggaggaagagaaagaggagggtgccgtttttggagtgaaggaggagaaacagggagagataaCGGTCATATTGACAGACGAGTCAGAAGATCTGATTACCaccagtaagtactgtcttaaaaacgggCTCTAACTGTCCAAAGGTTTTTAAcgaatgtgttgttttaaagcaGCATATTGAAATTCTATACTTGAAAATGTTGTTCTGTACTCTAGGAGTTTATGTTATAATGTTAAAGCTACATTTTAAAATGGGTGAttaaagccctgaatgctgattggctgacagccgtggtagaTCAGgctatgtatttttactgttctgattacattggtaaccagtttataatagcaataagacacctcagtgatatatggccaatataccacggctaaggg from Salmo salar unplaced genomic scaffold, Ssal_v3.1, whole genome shotgun sequence includes these protein-coding regions:
- the LOC106571784 gene encoding zinc finger protein 135-like, with product MSSLNYSPPVKEEEVCWTEKEALGLNIVVKEEKEEEDVTVKQEVEGEAVTVKEEEKDVSVKQEEDAFRVKEENVTVKEEEEEKEEGAVFGVKEEKQGEITVILTDESEDLITTRERPDSDSGKSSSGETDPETPNQHHCSHCGKSFRWFGSLKMHERIHTGEKPYHCSHCGKNFTQLGALVGHERTHTGEKPYHCSQCGKSFTQ